GTCGTCGCGTCCGACCCGTCGGAATCGTCCGAACCGTCCGAGTCGCCGGACCCACCGGGGTCGTCCGACCTAGACTCCGTCGTCGTGGTCGTCGCATCCTTGACCGTCGTCCCGTCGGTCGTCGTGCTGTTCGGAACCGGCGTCGCGGAGTCCGGGGGTGTCGTCGCGGCGGCGGTGGTCTCCGTCGCGGCCGCGTCGGTCGTCGGCGCGGCCTCGCTCGCCGCGTTGGGTTCGGGCGTCTGCGTGGTCAGGGGCACGTCCGCGCCCTCACCGTCGTCGCCGACCGGCACGGGGACCCCCGTGAGCGCCGAACTCACGCCGACGGCGACCAGCACCACGCCCGCGACCAGCAAGACGCGCTGGAACGTCTCGACCGCGTCGCGGCCCGAGGAGTATCTGAGTCGATGTTCGAGCGCCTCGGCCCGGGGTCCCACGACCGGGAGCGACGACGCGACCTGCAACACCTCCGTGAGGTCGAGCGCGCCGGTCACGAGCGCGAGGGTGGCAAAGATGGCCGCGCCGCCGACCGGGACGACGGCGAGCGCGAGGGTCGGCGAGGCGACGGCCCGTGAGAGCGCGACGACCAGCGCGCCGCCCACCGTGACCGTGACACCGCCCCGAAGCAGGCGGGCGTCGGCCAGCGGGTCGAAGCCGAGGCCGCGGGCGCTCCAGACGTGGAGGAAGAACATCGAACCGTAACTCACGCTGGTCGCTACGGCCGCGCCGTGCATCCCGTAGCGGCCGATGAGGACCCAGTTCAGGACGACGTTGGCGAGCGCCGCGGCCCCCGTGGCGGCGATGAGTCGCCCGAGGTCGCCCTTCGCCTGCCCGACTGCGAGGATGGGCCGCGCGACGGCGAACCCGACCGCGCCGGGCAAGAGCAGGTAGAGGGGCGTCAGCGAGGCGACGTACTCGTCGGGCCAGAGCATCGGCACCGCGACGGGGGCCAGCGACCCGATGCCGACCGCGAGCAGGGCGGTGAACAGCAGGCTGAACCGCGTTATCTTGGCGGTCATGTGGCTGATGCGCTCGCGGTCGCCCTGCGACCAGAGCTTCGACGTGGAGTGGAGTAGGACCGTCTGGAGCGCCATCGGCGCGACCCAGAGGAACTCCGCGAGGACGAGCGCGACCTTGTAGAACGCGGTGGCCGGACCGTCCACCAGCACCCGAATCATCATCACGTCCACGTGGTAGAGCGACATCAGGAGCGCCACCAGTACGACGCTCATGCCGTTGAACGACAGGAGTTCGCGCCGGGGGAACGACCGCGGCGCGAGGCGCATCGACTCGACTATCGACACCTGCCGAGCGACGAATCCGAACCCCAGCAGCGCCGACACCGAACTCCCGACGATGTGGCCCGCCAGCACGCCCTCGACGCCGTAGCCGAGCGAAGCGAGCGCGAGCGCGGCCCCCACGAACGTCAGGCGGTTCGTCACCCGGACGAGTTCTGCGGAGGGTTCGAGACCGAACCCCATCAGCGTCCGTCGGGCGTACGACCGGAACTGGGCGGCCACGACGAGGCCGCCCAGGAGGTAGAAGTAGCGCCGGAACTCCCCGCCCTCGACCAGTCGCGCCAGCAGGGCCGACCGGGCGAACCACGCCATCGCGCCCGCGCCGAGCAGTCCGAGCAGGACCGCGAGTCGGAAGTAGAAGCCGACGACGCGCTCGTGCCACGCCGAGTCGGCGCGCTCCTCGCCGAGGAACTTCTGGACGCCGTCGGTCACGCCCGAACTGACGAATATCATGAAGATGGAGAACACCGACAGCAGGAAGCTGTAGTCGCCGTACGCGGCCTCGCCGAGGAGTCTGGCCAACAGCGGTGACGAGAAGATGCCGACGGCTAACACGACGATTTTCGTGCCGAGTACGGACGCGAAGCCGCGGGCGATGCCGTCGCTCATGTGAATCTCGTCGGTCGGTTTCGGGGTCGGCCTCGCCGGTCAGCACCGCGGCGAGGTCGCGGTACGCCTGCCCGGCGAGGCGGTCGGTCGCGACGCTCCACTATCGGTCCCGGTCCACCACCGCTCCGGGCGGCGTGGTCGCGCCGGGCGAGAGGCGGACGCCGGGGTCGATGCTGGTGTCGATTCCGGTCCGGGCGTCGTCGCCCGCGACCGCGCCGAACTTCCGGCGGCCGGTCGAGACGCGCTTACCCTTGACCGTCAGTTTCACCGCCTCGTCGTCGTGTCGCAGGTTCGCCGTCACGGTTCCCGCACCGAAGTTGACGCGCTTGCCGAGGACGCTATCGCCGACGTAGCTCAGGTGGCCGACCGTCGCGCCCTCGCGGAGGACGCTGTTCTTGATTTCGACCGCGTGACCGACGTGAGCGTCCGGGCCGACGACGGTCCGACCGCGGACGTAGGCGTTCGGCCCGACCGTCGCGCCGGACCGGACGATAGCCGGACCCTCTATCACGACGCCGGACTTCACGGTCGCGCCCTCCTCGACCGCGACCGGTCCGTCGAGGGTCGCCCCTTCGCTGACATCGCCCTCAACGCGGGTCGAGACGTCGCCGAGTCGCCGCTCGTTGGCTTCGAGCAGCTCCCACGGGCGGCCCACGTCGAGCCAGTCGCCGAGTTCGACCGGCGTCACGTCGTACTCCGCGACCACGCGGTCCAGCACGTCCGTCAGTTCGTACTCGCCGCGCTCGCTCCGGGAGACGCCGAGCCAATCGGTCGTCTCCGCGGGGAAGACGTAGGCGCCGGCGTTGGCGAGGTCGGTCGGCGGGTCGGCCGGTTTCTCCGCGATGTCGGTGACGCTCCCGCCCTCGGTCGTGAGGACGCCGTAGTTCGACGGGTCGTCGGCCCGGAACGCGCCGACCGTGGGGCCCGACTCGAACAGGGTTTCGAGGCTCTCGGGGTCGTAGAGGTTGTCGCCGTTCAGCACCGCGAACTCG
Above is a window of Halorussus limi DNA encoding:
- the glmU gene encoding bifunctional sugar-1-phosphate nucleotidylyltransferase/acetyltransferase; translated protein: MQATILAAGKGTRMRPLTDDTAKPMLPVVDRPLVAHVADAAIRAGADELVVVVGYGARQVRDYFGAEYAGVPVTYAEQTDQTGTADAVRAASPHLDGEFAVLNGDNLYDPESLETLFESGPTVGAFRADDPSNYGVLTTEGGSVTDIAEKPADPPTDLANAGAYVFPAETTDWLGVSRSERGEYELTDVLDRVVAEYDVTPVELGDWLDVGRPWELLEANERRLGDVSTRVEGDVSEGATLDGPVAVEEGATVKSGVVIEGPAIVRSGATVGPNAYVRGRTVVGPDAHVGHAVEIKNSVLREGATVGHLSYVGDSVLGKRVNFGAGTVTANLRHDDEAVKLTVKGKRVSTGRRKFGAVAGDDARTGIDTSIDPGVRLSPGATTPPGAVVDRDR
- a CDS encoding lipopolysaccharide biosynthesis protein — protein: MSDGIARGFASVLGTKIVVLAVGIFSSPLLARLLGEAAYGDYSFLLSVFSIFMIFVSSGVTDGVQKFLGEERADSAWHERVVGFYFRLAVLLGLLGAGAMAWFARSALLARLVEGGEFRRYFYLLGGLVVAAQFRSYARRTLMGFGLEPSAELVRVTNRLTFVGAALALASLGYGVEGVLAGHIVGSSVSALLGFGFVARQVSIVESMRLAPRSFPRRELLSFNGMSVVLVALLMSLYHVDVMMIRVLVDGPATAFYKVALVLAEFLWVAPMALQTVLLHSTSKLWSQGDRERISHMTAKITRFSLLFTALLAVGIGSLAPVAVPMLWPDEYVASLTPLYLLLPGAVGFAVARPILAVGQAKGDLGRLIAATGAAALANVVLNWVLIGRYGMHGAAVATSVSYGSMFFLHVWSARGLGFDPLADARLLRGGVTVTVGGALVVALSRAVASPTLALAVVPVGGAAIFATLALVTGALDLTEVLQVASSLPVVGPRAEALEHRLRYSSGRDAVETFQRVLLVAGVVLVAVGVSSALTGVPVPVGDDGEGADVPLTTQTPEPNAASEAAPTTDAAATETTAAATTPPDSATPVPNSTTTDGTTVKDATTTTTESRSDDPGGSGDSDGSDDSDGSDATTEETTETTTSETTTGETATTTENPTQTTETTTETATTTTITTTETATTTTETSTTETTASTTETTTETTTATTTQTTTETATTATTTETTTATETATTTATTTETATETATATTETTA